One Methanomassiliicoccales archaeon genomic window, AGGAGCTACTAGACAATTTCCCGTGTATTAAACGGGTGTCGGCTGCCCCAGAACTTCCCGGCGGGTTAGAACTTGGTCGAGAATTAAGGCAACGAGGCATTCTGGCCTCTATAGCCCATAGCAATGCTACTTACCAACAAGTTATAAAAGCAGTGGAAGCGGGCTTTTCACATGTGACGCATCTTTATTCTGGAATGTCCAGTGTGCGTCGAATAAATGCTTACCGTTTTGCTGGGGTGTTGGAAGCGACGCTCCTTTTAGACAGCCTGACCACAGAAATAATCGCTGATGGACACCACTTGCCACCCAGCTTGATGCGTTTAGTTCTGAAAACAAAAGGGACGGAACGTGTCTGTCTTGTGACAGACGCCATGGCTGCTGCTGGATTGGGGCCTGGAAGGTACAAACTGGGAGGTTTGGATGTGGTGGTTGAGGATGACGTACCCGATGAGTATGAAGTTCGTCTTGAAAAAGGAAATTACGTAGCTAAACTTGCCGACCGCAGCGCCTTTGCCGGCAGTGTAGCTACGATGAACATGTTGGTACGGAATATGGTTCATCTTGTCGGGTTACCACTAATTGAAGCCGTGAAGATGGCGACCTGGACACCAGCGCGGATTTTGGGCATTGGTCATGAGAGGGGACTTCTTGCACCGGGAATGAAAGCGGATCTTGTTGTGTTTGACGAAGAGCTCAATGTGGAGATGACAATTGTGGAAGGAGAAATTGTTTACAAAAAAGGTGACGATGCTCTATGATGCAAGAGCTCTATGGTAAGGTGGCAGTCATCACCGGGGGTGGAGGAGTTCTTCCCTCGGCCATCGCCGAGGGGTTGGCTAAGGATGGGGTGCGTTGCGTGCTTTTGGACTTGGCCGAGGAGAAGGCACAGGCGGCGCTTGAGCGCATTCGTCAAGCAGGCTCGGATGGTTTAGCCCTTAAAGCCGACGTGCTTTCCCGTGCGGATCTGGAAAAGGCCGCGGAGCAAACTTTGCGGAGCTTCGGTCAAGTGGATTTCCTCATCAACGGTGC contains:
- the nagA gene encoding N-acetylglucosamine-6-phosphate deacetylase, coding for MAFCLVGGHIITPFQILRSGVVAIEGNHIIEVSNENFKLKSNVCEIDVSGLYVSPGFIDIHVHGGGGYDVMDGSLAALEAIAQTHAKGGTTTWLATTLTAPLDQICNALETIQKAMETSVCGAKLLGAHLEGPYFHPEQAGAQNTAYLKHPDPAEYKELLDNFPCIKRVSAAPELPGGLELGRELRQRGILASIAHSNATYQQVIKAVEAGFSHVTHLYSGMSSVRRINAYRFAGVLEATLLLDSLTTEIIADGHHLPPSLMRLVLKTKGTERVCLVTDAMAAAGLGPGRYKLGGLDVVVEDDVPDEYEVRLEKGNYVAKLADRSAFAGSVATMNMLVRNMVHLVGLPLIEAVKMATWTPARILGIGHERGLLAPGMKADLVVFDEELNVEMTIVEGEIVYKKGDDAL